A region of the Sphingobium yanoikuyae genome:
CGCCTGGACGATCCGCTTCATGTAGCGCGAGCGGGCGACATAGCGGTGGCGCACCCGCTGATGGACGATGATGTCGTGGAAGCCCAGGTAGATCGCGCCATAGGCGGCGACGCCGGCGCCAACGGCCGTCGCCCAATTGCCCCAGCCCCATTGCACCCCGCCCAGCAGCAGCAGGATGGAGGGCATGGCGAAGATCACGAAATAAAGGTCATTGGCCTCGAAGAAGCCGGTGCGGGGGCGGTGGTGGCTGGCATGGAGGAACCAGCCTGGCCCATGCATCACCCAGCGGTGCATCACATAGGCAAAACCCTCCATCAGCGCGATCGTGACGACGAAGAGCAGCAGGAGGGCGATCGGAGGCATCGGCGCCTTATAGGCAGCGGCGCGGGCCAAGGCGACCCGTAAACACCGCATATGGCAAAGGGCCGCGATCCCCCCTGGAGAGCGCGGCCCTGTTCATCCCCGAAGGGAAGGCGGATCAGAAGGAGGCGGTGAGCGAACCGAGCACGCCGGCCTTGCTGATATTGTGGCCTGCCGACGAATAGAGCGACTTGTCGGTGTCGACATAGGATACGCCGAAGGTCAGGTGACCCCAGGTGTAGGTCGCGCCGATATTCCAGTCGGTATATTCCTTGCCGATGGTCAGGTAGCTCGGGCCGAAGCTGTGGCCCAGATGCGCCGACACGCCCAGCGGGGTGTTGGGGATCGAGGCCGAGACGTCGCCGGCGAGGTAGAGATTGTCTTCCTTGCCATTGCCGACGGTCAGCGCCTTCGCCTTGGGGGCGTAGTTGGCGGTCAGCTTGGCGGTGGCGGGGCCGAACGTGCCCTTGATCGAGGCATAGGGCTCGACGAAGTCGGTGTTGGCGCCGGCATTGCCCGGATAGTAATAATAGAGAACGCCGACGTCGATCGTCGCGCCGCCGACCGTGGTCGAATAGCCGCCGATCAGGTCGAGTTCCTGGTCCGAGCCGTTGGCGACATATTCGTCGATCGAGCTGCCCCAGGTCGAAACATAGAAGCCCGATTCATGGGTGACGGTGATGCCGCCCTGCAGCGCGATCTTCTTGTTGGTCTGTGAAATGCCGCGGAAGCGATAGTCGCTGACGACGGCGGCATTGCCGGTGACGGTGACCGCGGGAGCGGGCTCATCCTGGGCCATGGCAGGTGCCGACAGCGCAACAAGAGCGAAGGCCGAGAGGCCGAGAATGGACTTACGCATGTTAATCCCCTTGATGGTTCTGCGATCGTCCCGCCTGCGTTCAGGCGCCTGCCTCTATGCTTCCCCCAGGGGAAGTGGGCCAGCTTGCCTCAACAAGTTTGGCCATGCCTGCGCGCGCTGCGGCGCACAAGATATTATTGCTGCTTCATGTCTTTTACGTCTTTTATTGTTGCTACGACGCAACAAGGCGTGCGGCTGCGATCGCCGGATGAGTGATGTATCTATATGATAAGGCGTGATTTTTCGAATACTCGAACGCTGTTGCGGTCGCTCAGGACGGGGAATGGTCCGAAATGTCGGGCTCATTCATTGCTGGACCATGTCTATCCTGCGGCTGCCGCAATTCGATGATCTGGCGCGGATAGGGGACGATGATGCCCTGTGCCTTGAACTTGTCCAGCACCCGCATCAGCACGTCGGAGGTCACCCCGCCCACGCCATTTTCCGGATCGTTGATCCAGACGCGGATCTCATGCTCCAGCCGATATTGGCCGAGCGCGGTCAGCCATACCTTGGGCTCGGGATGCTTGAGCGCGCGCGGGCTTTCCTTGGCCGCTTCCAGCATCAGTTGCTGGGCCAGCGCGATGTCGCTGTCATTGCTGATCCCCACCGGGATGCGGACGCGGATATTGCGGTCCGAATAGGACCAGTTCTCCACTTCCTGCGTCATCAGATTTTCGTTGGGAATGAGATGTTTCTTGCC
Encoded here:
- a CDS encoding TorF family putative porin translates to MRKSILGLSAFALVALSAPAMAQDEPAPAVTVTGNAAVVSDYRFRGISQTNKKIALQGGITVTHESGFYVSTWGSSIDEYVANGSDQELDLIGGYSTTVGGATIDVGVLYYYYPGNAGANTDFVEPYASIKGTFGPATAKLTANYAPKAKALTVGNGKEDNLYLAGDVSASIPNTPLGVSAHLGHSFGPSYLTIGKEYTDWNIGATYTWGHLTFGVSYVDTDKSLYSSAGHNISKAGVLGSLTASF
- a CDS encoding sterol desaturase family protein; the encoded protein is MPPIALLLLFVVTIALMEGFAYVMHRWVMHGPGWFLHASHHRPRTGFFEANDLYFVIFAMPSILLLLGGVQWGWGNWATAVGAGVAAYGAIYLGFHDIIVHQRVRHRYVARSRYMKRIVQAHRLHHAVETKDGTVSFGFLIAPHPTDLKRELARRGRAGVRAARDWQPGTRD